In Citrus sinensis cultivar Valencia sweet orange chromosome 3, DVS_A1.0, whole genome shotgun sequence, the sequence aatttaaaagtcttaaactttagttaataaggaaactaatcCTAGTATAATATGGATTCCTACTCTTCATCATTCCCCCCAGGGTGGAGAGAATTCGCCCGCGAATTCGGATTGTCAGCAACATCTTCATCATGATCACCTCTGTAAGGAATAAGATGCttaacattaaatacatcTGCAGTGCGGATATGACTAGGAAGCTTTAATCTGTAGGCATTAGGATGTATCTTCTCTATAATCTCCAAAGGGCCGATTTTCCTGGCAGAAAGTTTGTTGTACTCACCAACTGAGAATCTATCTTTAGTTAGGATAACCCAAACAAAATCTCCCACTTGAAATTCCAAAGCTCGACGTTTTTTGTCtgccataattttataaccttTGGTCGTCTGCTTCAAAGACTCTTGCGTAGTTTCATGAATCTTCTGAAGCTGCTCAATAAAGTCTTCTGCTTTACCGCTTTTGCGAACTAAATTTGGAACTGGAGCCAAGTCAATGGGAGCTCGTGGATTATATCCGTAATTTACCTGAAAAGGGCTTAAACCAGTACTACGCTTAACTGCACGGTTATAAGTAAACTCGACTTGATATAACTTTTGATCCCACATCTTCAAGTTATCGCCAACTAGACTACGTAGATGGTTTCCTAAAGAGCGGTTGACAACTTCAGTTTGACCATCTGTTTGTGGGTGGTAAGCACTACTAAAATTCAGGCGAGTGTTAGTCAATTTCCATAATGTCTTCCAAAAATGGCTAAGAAATCGTGTATCCCGGTCAGATACTATAGAACTTGGTAAACCATGCAATCTATAGACTTCCTTGAAGAATAGGCGAGCAACAGTCAAAGCGTCTGTAGTCTTCTTGCAAGCAATGAAGTGAGCCATTTTCGAGAATcgatcaacaacaacaaatattgAATCCATACCCCTCTGAGTGCGGGGTAATcctaaaacaaaatccatgCTAATGTCAGCCCAAGGTTGTGTTGGAATCGGTAGCGGCATATATAACCCAGCATTAGTTGCTGCGCCCTTGGAAACTTGACAAATGCGACAAGTCTCGACATAGTGATAGATTTCACGCCTCATAGTAGGCCAAAAATAAGTGTTGGCTATTAGAGCCAGAGTTTTGTCACGACCCATGTGCCCTTCATTATGTAACTCTGCAATGattttcaatctcaaacttGAGTCAGGAACACACAACTGATTACTCTTGAAAAGGAATTTGTCATGTAAATGATAATCTGAGCGAAACCCTGCAACAACGTCTTCTAGTATAGGAGCAAAGTAAGGATCAGAAGCATATAACTCTCGAAATGTGTCAAATCCGAGAACTTGATTATGCATCTGTGTCAATAAAGAAGTTCGTCGACTAAGTGCATCTGCTACCCGGTTGGATTCACCAGAGGTATGCTTCACCACAAAAGTAAATTGTTGAAGGAATGCTGTCCACGTGGCATGTCTGTGAGAGAGTTTGTCTTGACTATTGAGGTATTTTAACGCGGCATGGTCagtgtataaaacaaaatctttaTGAATTAGATAATGTCGCCAATGTTTTAACGCTTGGACTATTGCGTAAAATTCTACGTCGTAAGTGCTATAGTGTGCCTTTGCTCCATTCAACTTCTCACTAAAATAAGCTATAGGCTTACCTTGTTGGCTAAGAACAGCTCCAATGCCGACCTTAGAAGCATCACAATGTACCTCAAAAGTGAGCGAAAAATCTGGTAGAGCAAGTACTGGGGCAGTAATCAACTTTTCTTTGATAATCTCGAATGCCTTAGTAGCTGCCTCTGTCCAAGAGAATTTTCCTCCTTTCATGCAATCCGTGATTGGTGCCATAATAGTACTGAAATGAGGAATGAATCGCCTGTAAAAAGAGGCCAATCCATGGAAACTTCTGGTGGCGGATAAAGTAGTTGGCGGAGGCCAATCTCGAATAGCATTCACTTTTGATTGGTCAACAGATATACCATCTTTCGAAACCACatatcccaaaaataatactttcttTGTTAAGAAAATACACTTGTTTACTGCTGTGTATAAACTTGCTGCTCTTAAGGCTGAAAGCACTTCTCTAAAATGTTGTAGATGTAACTCGTGGCTGGTGCTATATATAAGTATATCATCGAAGTAAACAACCACAAACTTTCCAATGAAAGGGCGAAGAACTTGATTCATGACTCGCATAAAAGTACTCGGAGCATTGGATAAGCCAAACGGCATTACCAACCACTCATATAACCCTTCGCGAATTTTAAAAGctgttttccattcatctccAGGTCGTATTCGAATTTGATGGTAGCCACTTTTCAAATCAAGTTTGGTAAAAATTGTTGCTCCACTGAGTTGATCTAACAAGTCATCTAATTGAGGGATTGGAAAACGATatcaaactgtaattttattgatagctCGACTGTCCACGCACATCCTCCAAGAACCATCTTTCTTTGGAGTCAATAAAGCAGGGACTGCACAGGGACTAAGACTTTCACGGATAAATCCCCTTTCTAGTAACTCTTCTACTTGGCGCCTTAATTCCTCATGTTCTGTAGGACTCATACGATAATGAGGTCGATTTGGTAGTGTAGAACTTGGTACCAAATCAATTTGGTGTTGTATATCCCGAAGAGGTGGTAAAGCCTGTGGTAGCTCCTTGGGGAACAAATCTTGAAATTCCGCCAGAACAGGTGTCACAGCTTCAGGAATCTTTGAATTACCGTTACTCTCTTTTCCCAATAAAATGTAGATTCTCTTTGTCTCTGCTACAACATCTATAAATTGCTTCTtgcttaacaaataattaCCCAAGTCTTGCTGGAGAGTAAACTCCTTGTTAGGTAGGAGAACGATCTTGGTGTTGTTAAACATAAAGCTGTAGGTGTTTCTCTTCCCATCATGCACTACGTTTCGAtcatattgccaaggtctACCCAGTAATAGATGACAAGCATCCATAGCCACAACATCACACcaaattttgtctttataaattgaaccAATGGATAAGGAAACTAAACAACATTTCGATACTGTCACTTGATTCCCCTTCTTCAGCCATGTGAGCTTGtatggagtttgatgaggTTCTGTCTTTAAATTTAGCTTTGTTATGGCTTCTTCTGAAATGACATTCTCGCAACTGCCGGAGTCTATGACCATACGACATACTTTACCCCCAATTGTGCAAGTAGTCTGAAAGATATTTTGTCGTAGCCACTTGTCTTTGTCTTGACCTTTAGGAGTGAAGAATGCACGGTTCACGATCAACATTGGTCCGCTAtcaccatgttcttcaacaGATTGAGCGCTACCACTACTATCAAAAGTTGGTTCTACAGCAAACTCTTCAGTTTCTTCCTCCTGATAGTCTTCGCTTTCCTCTGTGCCTACGAATAAGCCTTTACCATATTTTCCTCCTTTTTTACATTCTGTCATTCGGTGCCCATTTTCTCCGCAATTAAAACAGCGTAATCCCGAACCCGAGGATTGGGTTTTGCTGCTTTGACCGATTTCACTAGGCttactagttttatttggAGGATTTGGAGAAGTGAAAGTACGAAATTGGGAAGTCGGGTTTGAATTATCACGAACAACACTTCGAGCACCCCGAAAGCTTGAGTCATTAGTACGTCGACTAAATTGCTTCTCCAACTGCAAGGCTTGTTGGTGTGCCTCTGAAACAGAGTATGAgtcaagtaaatttaattggtcttGAAATTGAGATCGTAGGCCTCCAATATAGCGGGAAACCTGTTGCTCTTCTGTCTCTGTCAAGTCATTGCGTGCCACCAACCAATGGAATTCTGTAGTGTAATCATCCACTGATCGATTACCTTGCCTTAAATTCTGTAGCTGTTGGTATAACAGTTTGGCGTAATTATGAGGCAAGAATGCTCCACGCAAGTGCTTCTTGAACTTTTCCCAAgaatcaatcttctttttgccTTGCCTAATCCTTGTGAGCTTAGTTTGTTGCCACCAAGCTGCTGCTCTTCCACGAAATCGAGTTGCAGCAAGCAAAACTAGTTTATTTTCAGGAACTTCTTTGTATTTGAAAACTTCCTCAATGGcgttaatccaatccaataatTCTTCAGGTCGACCACTTCCTTGAAATTCGGGAATGTCAATTCTCAACCCAGATTCCCATCTTCTGTCATCAGTAGACTCAGTTCTAGGGCGACGCCCAGAGAATGGGTTAGCAAAGCTTCCACTTGATTTGTCTTCACGTTCTGGAGTACAATGGCGTTCGTCAAGTAACTCTGCCATTCGTGCCATTTGTGCAGCCAACATATCAATTCTGGCTGTCATACTAGCCAGGGATTCATCTTTCGAAACATCTTCTTGAGCATCACGAGCTTTTCTTGgaggcatttttttttttaaattcggGTTTAAAAAGGTAGTGGGGCTACactgaaagtaaataaaaaattttaggccGAAACTGTAATTAAGCAAAAGTTTTAGATTTCCGATGACAGTGGTCAGAAATCGAGTAAGGATGGGTGGATCTGAAAGATTTTGGGTTGGTAAgtatgatggtggtggtggtttgTCTGAAAaagttatgtttttttttttttaagctaaacgaaaaaaatcaaaaagggaaaaaggaaAGGTTTTGTGGTAGATGAAGTTAGATTGGTGATACCAGGTTTTGCTCTGATATCAAactgatgcagcggaagtttaatgttcaaaatattccgttgattctagagaataccggaataaaagaacaactaaattcacgttgattcaaaagaataccgcgaacttaggggttaagactcgttgattccgTAGAATACCGAGAATTAACTATTCAAgtactcacaaagagatttgaaaattgaaatattattgaactcaaaattctctccTTCAAAGGTTACAAGAGGGAGCTAtttatagtagtagtaattatcctaattcatgaaggaaaaacaaaatcctaaattgaaagggaaacaaaattctaaattagaaaggaatttaaaagtcttaaactttagttaataaggaaactaatcCTAGTATAATATGGATTCCTACTCTTCATCAGAAGTGCTCGCTCGAACCGGGAGGCACAAGTTCTCCCAATAAAGGCAACTTCCCTGTGAatcgaactggggagcaaacccaATCAAACCACTTAAGAAgactccattgccagtggagccaacactttgttggtagAGTCGAGTACTTTTAAGATCTGGctggaaaattttttacctgTGTGGGTCTGGTGTCAAATGCCAACTGTCACTAatggaaatttacaaatttacaaacaaatttaagaTGTTTTGTAGAAAGAGATAAAGACGATTTCAAAAAACAGAACATGGTAGTTAGTTGATTGTCctgaagagaaagaaatcaTTAAAGTGGTCTACAAACAAGGCTCAATCCTGATGGCTTAATACGTAAACCCAAAGTAAGGTTCGtatcaattacaatattttggAGTCGATTACAATGTAATGTTTTCTCATGTTGCTGAGTCGCTTGATCGTTTGGATAAAATTTGAGATCTTGTTACACTTTCTACTTAAAAAGAATTGAACATTTATCAACTTGATATGAAGTCTTACATTTATAAATGGCTACAATGAAAGAGGAATCTATATGGAAACAACACCAAAGATCCGTTATTcgagaaaaagaagataaaactggtaaaataaaataaaaaatatatatttcattgaTGGTTtgacattaaatttaatggacCCATCGTAATTACTGCTTCCAGACTCAGCGACCGACTGGGCCTGCCTTCTTGAAGTGATATGTTGGTCTCACATaacatcttaaattttaatgcaatGACAGTTGGGTACGTAAACCAATCTttaattgaaaagtttttagGGTTATTTTTAACCATTACCTAAATGTTTCAACATATTTTACCATGCACCCAATTGTTTTGATAAGTATTACTGCACACCCATTCCGTTACTTTTTGCCGTTAAGTAAAACGGCATAAGCTATTATATATTGAAAAGACTAAAATACCTCTAAATTGAATAGATTTGGCTGTGCAGATACAAAATTacccattttaatttacaataaaaatacaaatctaagagtataaaataacaaaactaaacaataaacaataaacaaataaacaatttgcttacaattttatttaattcaatatctccatataaatcttattttcaAGTGaggagaaagtaaatttatagtAGAGATTATACTTCAATATACTTATTATACCAAATAAATAaccacaaaacaaataaaaatgccctaaaattttaggttttatTAGTTTTGCATTGCAGCCACCAACCACCATCTCTACAATCGAGACACCATCAAGGGCTATGATTTTTGCAACCGCCATCCCCACCATCGTGACACCACCACCAGCACCATTGCCGTCTTGCCACTACCAGCATCTCACAACTCTTGTGCACCACCTATTTTCGCCGCCAAATTGCTTGCGCTTGCCGCGACCACGCTGCAGCTTGTGAAACTTAAGACGGCAGAGGGGAACAAAGGCGAACAACCCTTGTTGCCCTTCATCGGATTTTGGCAACAAGAAATTACCCttgtattgtttttgttttacgtttgaaatggagaagaaaattaaaaaggaaaggaaaacgGAGAAGgaaatgaatataatttttattattttagttcttACATACTGGCATTTCCCGTTTTACCCTTTTGATCGTTAAACTAACATAGAATTTTAACGTTTTGGGTGCGTGGTGATAGTTGTCAAAACAAGTGGGTGTACgataaaaaatgttgaaacatttGGGTACTGGTTAAAAATAACCCAAGTTTTTAACACCTGTTTGAAGTTAACGAGCCACATGCATACAAATATCTTCAATAAGCGGTAATTGGGAATCACAAAataagttcattttttatcatttgttaGAAcatgtctaaaaaaaaaattcctcaaatatgattttattatttattaaagaaacacattaatatttaaaattctaaaaaatattttaattaaaatttttcaaataaaaaataattttttctcttcaattttataaagttattttctctctattcaacttatattttattagttttattcgAGAGAGAGAAGTACTTTAATTATCAcatatttttcctttgaaaaatatttatttgtttaaaataatatttatttctatttgattttttttaaaaataacatattttcaCTCTCCT encodes:
- the LOC127900722 gene encoding uncharacterized protein LOC127900722, with translation MPPRKARDAQEDVSKDESLASMTARIDMLAAQMARMAELLDERHCTPEREDKSSGSFANPFSGRRPRTESTDDRRWESGLRIDIPEFQGSGRPEELLDWINAIEEVFKYKEVPENKLVLLAATRFRGRAAAWWQQTKLTRIRQGKKKIDSWEKFKKHLRGAFLPHNYAKLLYQQLQNLRQGNRSVDDYTTEFHWLVARNDLTETEEQQVSRYIGGLRSQFQDQLNLLDSYSVSEAHQQALQLEKQFSRRTNDSSFRGARSVVRDNSNPTSQFRTFTSPNPPNKTSKPSEIGQSSKTQSSGSGLRCFNCGENGHRMTECKKGGKYGKGLFVGTEESEDYQEEETEEFAVEPTFDSSGSAQSVEEHGDSGPMLIVNRAFFTPKGQDKDKWLRQNIFQTTCTIGGKVCRMVIDSGSCENVISEEAITKLNLKTEPHQTPYKLTWLKKGNQVTVSKCCLVSLSIGSIYKDKIWCDVVAMDACHLLLGRPWQYDRNVVHDGKRNTYSFMFNNTKIVLLPNKEFTLQQDLGNYLLSKKQFIDVVAETKRIYILLGKESNGNSKIPEAVTPVLAEFQDLFPKELPQALPPLRDIQHQIDLVPSSTLPNRPHYRMSPTEHEELRRQVEELLERGFIRESLSPCAVPALLTPKKDGSWRMCVDSRAINKITV